The following are encoded in a window of Bordetella genomosp. 10 genomic DNA:
- a CDS encoding ABC transporter permease yields the protein MNDAVLPPRRRPRRNRAALALGIYTLCFMIFLLLPMIVVVVVSFSNASYIAFPIHALSLRWYRVAFEYGPFMQSLKVSLQIALGSALLGAILGVPAALWAARSHSPLAGAVSSFLLAPISVAAIVLGFSLLYMLSAMSLGVSFLSLMITHTVVAIPYIARTVLAVYRSVPHDIEEAAAVLGASRWNTFRFVTLPAIRPGIFAGGMFAVLISMDNLPLSFFFGSASTNTLPVVMLSYMQNQFDPSIAAISTIQMLIAVAALLVINKLYGIEKLTAA from the coding sequence ATGAACGATGCGGTCCTCCCCCCGCGCCGGCGCCCACGCCGCAACCGCGCCGCCCTGGCGCTGGGCATCTACACCCTCTGCTTCATGATCTTCCTGCTGTTGCCGATGATCGTGGTGGTCGTGGTGTCCTTCTCCAACGCCAGCTACATCGCCTTTCCCATACACGCGCTCAGCCTTCGCTGGTATCGGGTGGCATTCGAATACGGTCCCTTCATGCAGTCGCTGAAAGTCAGCCTGCAGATCGCCCTGGGCTCGGCGCTGCTGGGCGCCATCCTCGGCGTGCCCGCCGCGCTGTGGGCGGCGCGCTCCCATTCGCCCCTGGCCGGCGCGGTCTCGTCCTTCCTGCTGGCGCCGATCTCCGTCGCGGCCATCGTCCTGGGGTTCTCGCTGCTGTACATGCTGTCGGCGATGTCGCTGGGCGTCTCCTTCCTGTCGCTGATGATCACCCACACGGTGGTCGCCATTCCCTACATCGCCCGCACGGTGCTGGCGGTCTACCGGAGCGTGCCGCACGACATCGAGGAAGCCGCCGCCGTGCTCGGCGCGTCGCGCTGGAATACCTTCCGCTTCGTCACGCTGCCGGCCATCAGGCCCGGGATCTTCGCGGGCGGCATGTTCGCCGTGTTGATCTCGATGGACAACCTGCCGCTGTCCTTCTTCTTCGGCAGCGCCTCCACCAACACCCTGCCGGTGGTCATGCTGAGCTATATGCAGAACCAGTTCGATCCCTCCATCGCCGCCATTTCGACCATCCAGATGCTGATCGCCGTGGCCGCGCTGCTCGTCATCAACAAGCTGTACGGCATCGAGAAACTGACCGCGGCCTGA
- a CDS encoding ABC transporter permease, translating to MTVSAQSGKTMATSLPSSHGPQAAAGAVRARRASLVGQLGPAWALPAVLFLLGFFVLPLAGNVARGFTSPDGAFTLAYYAKLFTDAYYSGIVVETFVVSIISTVACLIVGYPVAYFIVRHAGRWNPLIVFCLIGPLLTSIIMRTFGWTVLFARKGLFNNWFMQLGLIDKPLRIIDSELMVYVGLVHVLVPFMVLSIAAVLKGVDRRLEESAQILGATPLQAFFRITLPLSMDGIATGCILVFVLTNGSFLTMLLLGGGKVNTLSLLIYQQFTLTQDMSFASAMGNVLLFCSVIALVLQLRYVRRRTVSA from the coding sequence ATGACCGTCAGCGCGCAATCCGGCAAAACCATGGCGACTTCCCTGCCCTCCTCCCACGGCCCACAGGCCGCGGCGGGCGCCGTCCGCGCGCGCCGCGCGTCGCTGGTCGGCCAGCTCGGACCGGCCTGGGCCCTGCCGGCGGTGCTGTTCCTGCTCGGCTTCTTCGTGCTGCCCCTGGCGGGCAACGTGGCGCGCGGATTCACGTCGCCGGACGGCGCCTTCACCCTGGCCTACTATGCGAAGCTGTTCACCGACGCCTACTACTCCGGCATCGTGGTCGAGACCTTCGTGGTCTCGATCATCAGCACCGTCGCCTGCCTGATCGTCGGCTATCCGGTCGCCTATTTCATAGTGCGCCATGCCGGGCGCTGGAATCCGCTCATCGTGTTCTGCCTGATCGGGCCCCTGCTGACGTCCATCATCATGCGCACCTTCGGCTGGACCGTGCTGTTCGCGCGCAAGGGCCTGTTCAACAACTGGTTCATGCAACTGGGGCTGATAGACAAGCCGCTGCGCATCATCGACAGCGAGCTCATGGTGTACGTCGGCCTGGTCCACGTGCTCGTGCCCTTCATGGTCCTTTCCATCGCCGCGGTGCTCAAGGGCGTCGACCGGCGCCTGGAGGAATCCGCGCAGATCCTCGGCGCCACGCCGCTGCAGGCATTCTTCCGCATCACGCTGCCCTTGAGCATGGACGGCATCGCCACCGGCTGCATCCTGGTCTTCGTGCTGACCAACGGCAGCTTCCTGACCATGCTGCTGCTCGGCGGCGGCAAGGTCAACACGCTGTCCCTGCTGATCTACCAGCAGTTCACGCTGACGCAGGACATGTCCTTCGCGTCGGCCATGGGCAATGTCCTGCTGTTCTGCTCGGTCATTGCCCTGGTTCTCCAGTTGCGCTACGTCCGGCGCAGGACGGTATCCGCCTAG
- a CDS encoding ABC transporter ATP-binding protein, with translation MRQSLPLRLDQISKSYGGLQALHPLSLEVRPGEMLALLGPSGCGKTTTLRIIAGFGMPDTGSVYIGERDVTELPPHKRGLGMVFQNYSLFPHMTVAENVAFGLKMHKRPAADIEKRVMEMLRMVRLEHLAERGTHQLSGGQQQRVALARSLVTDPAILLLDEPLGALDKNLRESMQFELREIQKNLGITAIIVTHDQEEALTMSDRIAVMSTGRVVQVGTPIEVYERPQSGFVSEFLGTANILPGVVVGQPANGLVPVRLDGSQAVVGVAPPASLREGERIRIALRPERMSLDTMGGGIPARVRASVFRGSYYVYELNVDGADKPVYVYEDEPIDHPLDGIVGIHFKPQYSIVLPAAENRL, from the coding sequence ATGCGGCAATCCCTTCCTTTGCGGCTCGACCAGATCAGCAAGAGCTACGGCGGCCTGCAGGCACTGCACCCCTTGTCGCTGGAAGTCCGGCCGGGCGAGATGCTGGCCCTGCTGGGTCCGTCGGGCTGCGGCAAGACCACCACGCTGCGCATCATCGCCGGCTTCGGCATGCCCGACACCGGCAGCGTCTATATCGGCGAGCGCGACGTCACCGAACTGCCGCCCCACAAGCGGGGCCTGGGAATGGTGTTCCAGAACTACAGCCTGTTCCCCCACATGACCGTGGCGGAGAACGTGGCATTCGGCCTGAAGATGCACAAGCGGCCCGCCGCGGACATCGAGAAGCGGGTGATGGAGATGCTGCGCATGGTGCGGCTCGAGCATCTTGCCGAGCGCGGCACCCACCAGTTGTCCGGCGGACAGCAACAGCGCGTGGCCCTGGCGCGCTCGCTGGTGACGGACCCCGCCATCCTGCTGCTCGACGAGCCGCTGGGCGCGCTGGACAAGAACCTGCGCGAAAGCATGCAGTTCGAGCTGCGCGAGATCCAGAAGAACCTGGGCATCACCGCCATCATCGTGACCCACGACCAGGAAGAAGCGTTGACGATGAGCGATCGCATCGCCGTCATGTCGACCGGCCGCGTCGTCCAGGTGGGAACGCCCATCGAGGTCTACGAGCGTCCGCAAAGCGGTTTCGTGTCCGAGTTCCTGGGCACGGCCAACATCCTGCCGGGCGTGGTCGTGGGCCAGCCCGCGAACGGGCTGGTGCCGGTGCGCCTGGACGGATCGCAGGCCGTGGTCGGCGTCGCGCCTCCCGCCAGCCTGCGCGAAGGGGAGCGAATCCGCATCGCGCTGCGTCCGGAACGGATGAGCCTGGACACCATGGGCGGCGGCATCCCCGCGCGGGTGCGCGCCTCCGTCTTCCGCGGCAGCTACTACGTCTATGAACTGAACGTGGATGGCGCGGACAAGCCGGTCTACGTGTATGAGGACGAACCGATAGACCATCCCCTGGACGGGATCGTCGGCATCCATTTCAAGCCGCAATACTCCATCGTTCTCCCCGCCGCGGAGAACCGCCTATGA
- a CDS encoding NADH:flavin oxidoreductase/NADH oxidase translates to MMIIPAVDTNRDRKETRLFSPYTLRGVTFPNRAVLAPMQMYKAAQDGIATDWHFQHLARFAVGGFGTVMTEALMVDPRGRNTYGDLGLWTDDQIPGLRRIATFMKSMGVLPAAQLHHAGPKSSRQRPWEGLGPLGETEACRGEPPWQPVSATGSSTVQGWNVPHKLSVEEIGEIVEAYGRAAARAAEAGFEVLDIHSAHGYLLHSFLSPVNNDRDDAYGGDIHGRMRFPLEVAAAVRKNWPASKPLFFRISCVDWRPDIEPGLDGWTLEDSYVYAGALRKLGVDLIDCSSGGIRAENSGMNFVHKRQSIRKGHQVKYADAIRHRVGMPTMAVGAILDGAQAEAILAEDRADLVAVGRQALVDPHWALHASQELDADPKWQMWPPSYGWWLCNRAKIGVVE, encoded by the coding sequence ATGATGATCATCCCCGCCGTCGACACCAATCGCGATAGGAAGGAAACCCGGCTGTTCAGCCCCTACACCTTGCGCGGCGTCACGTTTCCCAACCGGGCCGTGCTGGCCCCCATGCAGATGTACAAGGCGGCACAGGACGGCATCGCGACCGACTGGCATTTCCAGCACCTGGCGCGCTTCGCGGTGGGCGGCTTCGGCACCGTCATGACCGAGGCCCTGATGGTGGACCCGCGCGGACGCAACACCTACGGCGACCTGGGGCTCTGGACCGACGACCAGATACCGGGCCTGCGCCGCATCGCCACCTTCATGAAATCCATGGGCGTGCTGCCGGCCGCGCAGCTTCATCATGCCGGCCCGAAGTCCTCGCGCCAGCGGCCCTGGGAAGGCCTCGGCCCATTGGGCGAAACGGAGGCCTGCCGCGGCGAACCGCCCTGGCAACCGGTCAGCGCCACCGGCAGCAGCACGGTGCAAGGCTGGAACGTGCCGCACAAGCTGAGCGTGGAGGAGATCGGCGAGATCGTCGAAGCCTACGGCCGCGCCGCCGCGCGCGCCGCCGAGGCCGGTTTCGAGGTCCTGGACATCCACTCCGCCCACGGTTACCTGCTGCACTCCTTCCTTTCTCCCGTGAACAACGACCGGGACGACGCGTACGGCGGCGACATCCATGGCCGCATGCGCTTTCCCCTGGAAGTCGCGGCGGCGGTGCGCAAGAACTGGCCGGCATCCAAGCCCTTGTTCTTCCGCATTTCCTGCGTCGATTGGCGCCCGGACATCGAACCCGGCCTCGACGGCTGGACCCTGGAAGACAGCTATGTCTATGCCGGCGCGCTGCGCAAGCTGGGCGTGGATCTCATCGATTGTTCCTCGGGCGGCATCCGCGCCGAGAATTCGGGCATGAATTTCGTGCACAAGCGCCAGTCCATCCGCAAGGGCCACCAGGTCAAGTATGCCGACGCCATCCGCCATCGGGTCGGCATGCCGACCATGGCCGTGGGCGCCATCCTGGACGGCGCCCAGGCGGAAGCCATACTGGCGGAGGATCGCGCCGACCTGGTCGCCGTCGGCCGCCAGGCGCTGGTCGACCCGCATTGGGCCTTGCACGCATCGCAAGAGCTGGATGCCGATCCCAAATGGCAGATGTGGCCGCCCTCCTACGGCTGGTGGCTGTGCAATCGCGCGAAGATCGGCGTGGTGGAATGA
- a CDS encoding oxidoreductase, which produces MNKPSANAQDNAQDKGQEQGRNQTLLFSPFTLRDVTFPNRIVIAPMQMYKATAEGMATDWHFQHLAKYAVGGAGTVMTEGLIVDPIGRNTYGDLGIWSDAHIPGQKRLVDFLHGEGVLAAAQLHHAGPKSARQRPWEGLGPLGEAEAARGEAPWQPVSSCEGRTLSHWHRPRALGVDEIATLVRAYGAGARRAEAAGFDLIDIHAAHGYLLHSFLSPVANLRDDGYGGDRAGRMRIVLEIAEELRRNWPAGKPIFFRLSCVDWRKDLDTRTDGWTIEDSIVLTRELHARGVDLIDCSSGGIRAENSMMDYAKRRHKLPRGYQVPHAEAIRSATGVPTMAVGTILDGPQAEGILRKGQADLVAIGREALVDPHWALHAAQALGADPGWALWPPSYGWWLEMRERIGIEAPDGAARARK; this is translated from the coding sequence ATGAACAAGCCATCCGCCAATGCGCAGGACAATGCGCAGGACAAGGGGCAGGAGCAAGGCCGCAACCAGACCCTGCTGTTCAGTCCCTTCACGCTGCGCGACGTCACCTTTCCCAACCGCATCGTCATCGCGCCCATGCAGATGTACAAGGCGACGGCCGAGGGCATGGCCACCGACTGGCACTTCCAGCACCTGGCGAAGTATGCCGTGGGCGGCGCCGGCACGGTGATGACCGAAGGGCTCATCGTCGACCCGATAGGCCGCAACACCTACGGCGACCTCGGCATCTGGTCGGACGCGCACATCCCGGGCCAGAAGCGGCTGGTGGACTTCCTGCATGGCGAAGGGGTCCTGGCGGCGGCGCAACTGCATCATGCCGGCCCGAAGTCCGCGCGACAGCGTCCCTGGGAGGGCCTGGGCCCGCTGGGCGAGGCCGAAGCGGCGCGCGGCGAGGCGCCATGGCAGCCGGTCAGCTCGTGCGAGGGCCGGACCTTGAGCCACTGGCATCGGCCGCGGGCGCTCGGCGTCGACGAGATCGCCACCCTGGTGCGGGCCTACGGCGCGGGCGCCCGGCGCGCGGAGGCGGCCGGCTTCGACCTCATCGACATCCATGCCGCCCACGGCTACCTGCTGCATTCCTTCCTGTCGCCGGTGGCCAATCTGCGCGACGACGGCTACGGCGGCGACCGGGCGGGACGCATGCGCATCGTCCTCGAAATCGCCGAGGAACTGCGCCGCAACTGGCCCGCCGGCAAGCCCATCTTCTTCCGCCTGTCCTGCGTCGACTGGCGCAAGGACCTCGATACGCGGACCGACGGCTGGACGATAGAGGACAGCATCGTCCTGACGCGCGAACTGCATGCCCGCGGCGTGGACCTGATCGATTGTTCCTCCGGCGGCATCCGCGCGGAGAACTCGATGATGGACTACGCCAAGCGGCGCCACAAGCTGCCGCGCGGCTACCAGGTGCCCCACGCCGAAGCCATACGATCGGCGACCGGGGTGCCCACGATGGCGGTGGGGACCATACTCGACGGTCCGCAGGCCGAGGGGATCCTGCGCAAGGGCCAGGCCGACCTCGTCGCCATCGGCCGCGAAGCGCTGGTCGACCCGCATTGGGCCTTGCATGCCGCCCAGGCGCTGGGCGCGGACCCGGGCTGGGCCCTGTGGCCGCCTTCCTATGGCTGGTGGCTGGAGATGCGCGAGCGCATCGGCATCGAAGCCCCCGACGGCGCCGCGCGGGCGCGGAAATAA
- a CDS encoding Ldh family oxidoreductase, translating to MTTSNANRSHVDRQASIPVADLQRFISGVLAAVGMPAEDAATVGGIMAQADARGADAHGVFRLPAYVKRIRAGGINLHPDMRIVEERAATALLDGDNAMGHLVMKRAADLAIEKARHSGIGWVGTRHSNHAGPAGLYARMPLAHGMIGIYMAVGSANHMPPWGGIDMLLSTNPIAIAVPAASRPPIVLDMATTTAAYGKVKALAQRGESMPEGWMVGRDGKPLRDPKRSDEGFLLPIGGPKGYGLALMFGVLAGTLNGAAFGRDVVDFNKDFKSVTNTGQAVAAIDVSAFMPLARFEDCIDDIWAQMKSSAPLPGAQEIRLPGEQSAMTYDERIAHGVPLHPELIATLDELARSVGAAPLP from the coding sequence ATGACCACGTCCAACGCAAACCGCTCGCACGTCGACCGCCAGGCGTCCATTCCCGTCGCCGACCTCCAGCGTTTCATTTCCGGTGTCCTGGCCGCCGTCGGCATGCCCGCCGAGGACGCCGCGACCGTCGGCGGCATCATGGCGCAGGCCGATGCCCGCGGCGCCGATGCCCATGGCGTGTTCCGCCTGCCGGCCTACGTGAAGCGCATACGCGCCGGCGGCATCAATCTGCATCCCGACATGCGCATCGTCGAGGAACGCGCCGCCACCGCCCTGCTCGACGGCGACAATGCGATGGGCCACCTGGTCATGAAGCGCGCCGCCGATCTCGCCATCGAGAAGGCGCGCCATTCGGGCATAGGCTGGGTCGGCACCCGCCACAGCAACCATGCCGGGCCGGCCGGCCTGTACGCCCGCATGCCGCTGGCGCACGGAATGATCGGCATCTACATGGCCGTCGGCAGCGCCAACCACATGCCGCCCTGGGGCGGCATCGACATGCTGCTGTCGACCAATCCCATCGCCATCGCCGTGCCGGCGGCCAGCCGGCCGCCCATCGTGCTGGACATGGCCACGACCACCGCCGCCTATGGCAAGGTCAAGGCCCTGGCGCAGCGCGGCGAGTCCATGCCGGAAGGCTGGATGGTGGGCCGCGACGGCAAGCCGCTGCGGGACCCCAAGCGCTCGGACGAAGGCTTCCTGCTGCCCATCGGCGGGCCCAAGGGCTATGGCCTGGCCCTGATGTTCGGCGTCCTGGCCGGCACGCTGAACGGCGCCGCCTTCGGCCGGGACGTGGTGGACTTCAACAAGGATTTCAAGAGCGTGACCAATACGGGCCAGGCCGTGGCCGCCATCGACGTCTCCGCCTTCATGCCGCTGGCGCGGTTCGAGGACTGCATCGACGACATCTGGGCCCAGATGAAATCCTCGGCGCCGCTGCCCGGCGCGCAGGAGATACGCCTGCCGGGAGAGCAGTCCGCCATGACGTATGACGAGCGCATCGCCCACGGCGTGCCGCTGCACCCCGAACTGATCGCGACGCTGGACGAGCTGGCGCGCAGCGTCGGCGCCGCGCCGCTCCCGTAG
- a CDS encoding Bug family tripartite tricarboxylate transporter substrate binding protein, producing the protein MKNTLANTLRKALLAACALAGAYAAAAQAAYPDHAITMIVPLAAGSAVDNAARLVAQEMAKDLGVAVVVENQPGAAGIIGADRVSKAAPDGYTLGGYNDSILTMVPNMQSNMPWDPVRDFTPISLATTFEWGLVTTPSLHYKSAADFIAAARAAPGKLHYGSGGIGSPQHIAMALFAARNGLNVVHVPYKGASQAAVGVAAGEVQAAFEALPTVKSLVDGKKLDLIGVCSAKELAQLPGVKTLSESGSVSFTFESWFVVVAPRNTPAAIVDRLNASIKKALANPDVQQKLAAQGAVPRGSSPQELGDLTRSQLQVYKKLIDDNHLKVD; encoded by the coding sequence ATGAAGAACACCTTGGCGAACACCCTGCGCAAGGCATTGCTCGCGGCCTGCGCGCTGGCCGGCGCCTATGCGGCCGCGGCGCAAGCGGCCTATCCCGACCACGCCATCACCATGATCGTGCCGCTGGCGGCCGGCAGCGCGGTGGACAATGCCGCGCGGCTCGTCGCCCAGGAAATGGCCAAGGACCTGGGCGTGGCGGTCGTCGTCGAGAACCAGCCGGGCGCCGCGGGCATCATCGGCGCCGACCGCGTTTCCAAGGCGGCGCCGGACGGCTACACCCTGGGCGGCTACAACGACAGCATCCTGACCATGGTGCCCAACATGCAGTCCAACATGCCCTGGGACCCCGTGCGCGACTTCACGCCCATCTCGCTGGCGACCACTTTCGAATGGGGGCTGGTGACGACCCCCAGCCTGCATTACAAGAGCGCCGCGGATTTCATCGCGGCGGCCAGGGCGGCCCCGGGCAAGCTGCACTACGGCTCCGGCGGGATAGGCAGCCCCCAGCACATCGCCATGGCCCTGTTCGCCGCGCGCAACGGCCTGAACGTCGTGCACGTGCCCTACAAGGGCGCGTCGCAGGCCGCGGTGGGCGTGGCGGCGGGCGAGGTCCAGGCGGCCTTCGAGGCGCTGCCCACCGTCAAGAGCCTGGTCGACGGCAAGAAGCTGGACCTGATCGGCGTGTGCTCGGCCAAGGAACTGGCGCAGTTGCCCGGCGTGAAGACCCTGTCGGAATCCGGCTCGGTGTCCTTCACCTTCGAATCCTGGTTCGTCGTCGTCGCGCCCAGGAATACCCCCGCGGCCATCGTCGACCGCCTGAACGCCTCCATCAAGAAGGCCCTGGCCAACCCCGACGTGCAACAAAAGCTGGCCGCCCAGGGGGCGGTGCCGCGCGGTTCGTCGCCCCAGGAACTGGGCGACCTCACCAGGTCGCAACTCCAGGTCTACAAGAAACTGATCGACGACAACCATCTCAAGGTGGATTGA
- a CDS encoding transporter substrate-binding domain-containing protein: MFKRNTLAAIALSLTALLQGCAHTNPEDAAKQSLVATQHVLAPTGSLRVAMYQGSPTSYVAGKDGDDPRGVGYDVGQAFAQKLGVPFEPKVFPSNAEALQAVANGDADFTFTNATEERAQTMDFSPTVLDVEKSALVVKNSRLKKLDDLKRRGLRIGVSKGSSTSEELKPLYPKARLVPVPTLAQAVEMLRKRRIDAFATNDAILYELSDKLPGSRVLPDHWGMEHFAIGVPKGREAGQDFVKDFVQASVANGTVQKAVERANLRGTVSPQ, encoded by the coding sequence ATGTTTAAAAGAAATACCCTGGCCGCCATTGCCCTGTCGCTGACCGCGCTGCTGCAAGGCTGCGCCCACACCAACCCGGAAGACGCCGCCAAACAAAGCCTGGTCGCCACCCAGCACGTGCTGGCGCCGACCGGTTCCCTGCGCGTCGCGATGTACCAGGGCAGCCCGACGTCCTATGTGGCCGGCAAGGACGGCGACGATCCGCGCGGCGTGGGCTACGACGTCGGCCAGGCCTTCGCGCAGAAACTGGGCGTGCCCTTCGAACCCAAGGTCTTCCCAAGCAACGCCGAGGCCCTCCAGGCCGTGGCCAACGGCGACGCCGACTTCACCTTCACCAATGCGACCGAGGAACGCGCGCAGACCATGGACTTCTCGCCCACGGTGCTGGACGTGGAGAAGAGCGCGCTGGTGGTGAAGAACTCGCGGCTGAAGAAACTGGACGACCTGAAGCGCCGCGGCCTGCGCATCGGCGTCAGCAAGGGCAGTTCGACGAGCGAGGAGCTGAAGCCGCTCTATCCCAAGGCCAGGCTGGTGCCGGTGCCGACGCTGGCCCAGGCGGTGGAAATGCTGCGCAAGCGCAGGATCGACGCCTTCGCGACCAACGACGCCATCCTGTACGAACTGAGCGACAAGCTGCCGGGTTCGCGCGTGCTGCCCGATCATTGGGGCATGGAGCACTTCGCGATCGGCGTGCCCAAGGGACGCGAAGCCGGCCAGGATTTCGTGAAGGACTTCGTGCAGGCATCGGTGGCCAACGGCACGGTGCAGAAGGCCGTGGAACGCGCCAATCTGCGCGGAACGGTCTCGCCGCAGTAA
- a CDS encoding amidohydrolase family protein — protein MVTRRGFLAGTASAGIMFCGCGLRNAARAAGPGPAKPAKAPPALRINGKRVKVIDTHAHCYFHDAIALMGDDAKKVLPPVRGVQEHFIPADDKAAVAGRLAAMDAMGVDLEVLSINPFWYGKDRDTADAICKIHNERFAALIHAYPERFAAFASLALQFPDLAVQQLEHAVKDLGLRGAAIGGSVGGVSFSDPRFHPVWAKAQELDATLFIHPQSTPELAKRFQGNGWLSNVIGNPLDTTIALEHLIFEGTLDKFPRLKILAAHGGGYLGSYAARSDRSCYVSPSNCDPGIVLKHKPSEYIRRIHVDAMVFTPEALNFLISQVGIGQVVVGTDHPIPWEQHPVDQVLATPMSNAHRAAILNGNAGKLLNIKI, from the coding sequence ATGGTGACGCGCAGAGGATTTCTGGCCGGAACCGCGAGCGCCGGCATCATGTTCTGCGGTTGCGGACTGCGCAACGCGGCGCGCGCGGCCGGGCCGGGACCGGCGAAGCCGGCCAAGGCACCGCCCGCCCTGAGGATCAACGGCAAGCGGGTGAAGGTCATCGACACCCACGCGCATTGCTACTTTCACGACGCGATCGCCCTGATGGGCGACGATGCGAAGAAGGTGCTGCCGCCGGTGCGGGGCGTACAGGAGCACTTCATCCCCGCCGACGACAAGGCGGCCGTCGCGGGCCGCCTGGCGGCGATGGACGCGATGGGCGTGGACCTGGAGGTCCTGTCCATCAATCCGTTCTGGTACGGCAAGGACAGGGACACGGCGGACGCCATCTGCAAGATCCACAACGAGCGCTTCGCCGCGCTGATCCACGCCTATCCCGAACGCTTCGCGGCCTTCGCCTCGCTGGCATTGCAGTTTCCGGACCTGGCGGTCCAGCAATTGGAACATGCCGTGAAGGACCTGGGCCTGCGCGGCGCGGCCATCGGCGGCAGCGTGGGCGGCGTCTCCTTCTCCGATCCGCGCTTCCATCCGGTATGGGCCAAGGCGCAGGAACTGGACGCGACGCTTTTCATCCATCCGCAAAGCACCCCGGAACTGGCCAAGCGCTTCCAGGGCAACGGCTGGCTGTCCAACGTGATCGGCAATCCGCTGGACACCACGATCGCGCTGGAACACCTGATCTTCGAGGGCACGCTGGACAAGTTTCCGCGCTTGAAGATCCTCGCCGCGCACGGCGGCGGCTACCTGGGATCGTACGCCGCGCGCTCGGACCGGTCCTGCTACGTGTCGCCGTCGAACTGCGACCCCGGCATCGTCCTCAAGCACAAGCCGTCGGAGTACATCCGCCGGATCCACGTGGACGCCATGGTGTTCACGCCCGAAGCCTTGAACTTCCTGATCTCGCAAGTGGGAATCGGCCAGGTCGTGGTGGGCACCGACCATCCCATTCCCTGGGAACAACATCCGGTCGATCAGGTGCTGGCGACGCCCATGTCGAACGCCCATCGCGCCGCGATCCTCAACGGCAACGCCGGAAAACTACTCAACATCAAGATCTAG
- a CDS encoding NAD(P)/FAD-dependent oxidoreductase: MNDDPPELATKSTPYWWEAAPLSALPQAAPPASVDVLVVGAGYAGLAAALVLARAGRSVLVLDRQHPGEGASTRNGGITSGNIRPPLAELERKFGRERAQGIVAEGKAAREDLRRFIETEGIDCDYALVGRFSGAMTAAEYEAGAREADRLARTLDIESYAVPPAEQHKYIGTDFYRGGNVRMDIGGLHPGKFHAGLLKAALAAGALVRDRSAVLGIARRDGAFDVRSDAGTIRAGQVLVCTNGYTNGFDPWLRRRVVPVRSRIVATEPLAPEVMDTLMPSRMMMSDGRELSYYYRPSPDGSRILFGGRDGTISGDPSWPTAHLRTELARIFPGLREVRLSHSWFGYVAMHRDMIPRIFTRDGVLYATGFCGSGVVWARWLGSKAAAQLLGDREAGRTAFDFRPPRSIPFFNGTPWFMPAVYAALEFKDRRLMKGRGPA; this comes from the coding sequence GTGAACGACGACCCGCCCGAACTCGCGACCAAGAGCACGCCTTATTGGTGGGAGGCCGCCCCGCTGAGCGCATTGCCGCAGGCCGCGCCGCCCGCTTCCGTGGACGTGCTGGTGGTGGGCGCGGGGTACGCCGGCCTGGCCGCGGCCCTGGTCCTGGCGCGCGCCGGCCGCTCCGTGCTGGTGCTGGACCGCCAGCATCCGGGGGAAGGCGCATCCACGCGCAACGGCGGCATCACCAGCGGCAATATCCGTCCGCCCCTCGCCGAACTGGAACGCAAATTCGGCCGCGAGCGCGCGCAGGGCATCGTCGCCGAGGGCAAGGCGGCGCGCGAGGACCTGCGCCGCTTCATCGAAACCGAGGGCATCGACTGCGACTACGCGCTGGTCGGCCGCTTTTCCGGCGCCATGACGGCGGCCGAGTACGAGGCCGGCGCGCGCGAGGCCGACCGCCTCGCGCGCACCCTGGACATCGAGTCCTACGCCGTCCCGCCGGCGGAGCAGCACAAATACATAGGCACGGATTTCTATCGCGGCGGCAACGTGCGCATGGACATCGGCGGCCTGCATCCCGGCAAGTTCCACGCCGGCCTGCTGAAGGCGGCCCTGGCCGCCGGCGCCCTGGTGCGGGACCGCAGCGCGGTATTGGGCATCGCGCGGCGCGACGGCGCCTTCGACGTGCGCAGCGACGCCGGCACGATCCGCGCCGGCCAGGTCCTCGTTTGCACCAATGGCTACACGAACGGCTTCGATCCCTGGCTGCGGCGGCGCGTGGTGCCGGTGCGCAGCCGCATCGTCGCCACGGAGCCGCTGGCGCCCGAAGTCATGGACACGCTCATGCCCAGCCGCATGATGATGAGCGACGGCCGCGAACTCAGCTATTACTACCGCCCTTCGCCCGACGGCAGCCGCATCCTTTTCGGCGGCCGCGACGGCACGATCTCCGGCGACCCGTCCTGGCCGACCGCGCATTTGCGCACGGAGCTGGCGCGCATCTTTCCCGGCCTGCGCGAGGTGCGCCTGTCGCATAGCTGGTTCGGCTACGTCGCCATGCACCGCGACATGATCCCGCGCATCTTCACCCGCGACGGCGTGCTCTATGCCACCGGCTTCTGCGGGTCGGGCGTGGTATGGGCGCGCTGGCTGGGCAGCAAGGCCGCCGCGCAGTTGCTCGGCGACCGGGAAGCCGGCCGGACCGCCTTCGATTTCCGGCCGCCCAGGTCGATCCCGTTCTTCAACGGCACGCCCTGGTTCATGCCGGCCGTCTACGCCGCGCTGGAATTCAAGGACCGGCGCCTGATGAAAGGACGCGGCCCGGCTTGA